The Actinotalea sp. JY-7876 sequence GCTCGACGGCTCGGACTTCTGGCGCACCACCCCGGTGGAGCGGCTCGGGGTCCCGGCGGCGTGGCTCTCCGACGGGCCGCACGGCGTGCGGGCCCAGCCCGTGGGCGGTGACCACCTCGGCGCGATGGCCGCGACGCCCGCGGTCGCGTTCCCCACCGCGGCGGCGACCGCGTCGTCGTGGGACGTGGACCTGCTGCGCCGCCTCGGTCGGGCCCTCGGCGAGGAGGCGCGCGCGCAGGGCGTGCAGGTCGTGCTCGGCCCCGGGGTCAACATGAAGCGCTCGCCGCTGTGCGGACGCAACTTCGAGTACTTCTCCGAGGACCCGTACCTGGCCGGCGAGCTCGCCGTGGCGATGGTCGACGGCGTCCAGGGCGCGGGCGTCGGCACGTCCGTCAAGCACTTCGCGGCCAACAACCAGGAGACGGACCGGATGTCCGTCTCGGTCGACATCGACGAGCGCACCCTGCGCGAGATCTACCTGCCCGCGTTCGAGGCGGTCGTCACGCGCGCCCGGCCGTGGACCGTGATGTGCGCCTACAACCGGGTCAACGGCGTGTTCGCCTCGCAGGACCCGTGGCTGCTGACGCGGGTGCTGCGCGAGGAGTGGGGCTACGACGGGCTCGTCGTCTCCGACTGGGGCGCCGTCTACGACCGCGACGCGGCGCTGGCCGCCGGGCTCGACCTGGAGATGCCGTCGTCCGGGGGCGTGGGCGCCGCGGCCGTGCACCGCGCCCTGGCCGCCGGCACCCTCACGGAGGCCGACGTCGACCGCTCCGCGCGGCGGGTGCTCGAGCTGGTCGCGCGCTCGCGCCCGGAGCCGGGGCCCGACTACGACGAGGGGGCGCACCACGCGCTCGCCCGCGAGGCCGCGGCGGACTGCGTCGTGCTGCTGCGCAACGACGACGCCGTGCTGCCGCTCGCGCCCACCGGCGGCCCGGTCGCGGTGGTCGGGGAGTTCGCGCGCACGCCGCGCTTCGGCGGCGGCGGCAGCTCGCAGGTCACCACGACGCGCCTGGACGACGCGCTCGGCGCGCTGCGCGAGCAGCTCGCCGGCCGCGAGGTGCGCTTCGCGCCCGGGTTCACCCTCACGGACGACACCCCGGAGCAGGAGGCGGCGCGGCTGCGCGACGAGGCCGTGCAGGCCGTCCGCGGCGCCGACGTGGCCCTGCTGTTCCTCGGCCTGCCGGACGCCTACGAGTCCGAGGGCTACGACCGCGAGCACATGCACCTGCCCCCGCAGCAGGTCGCCGTGCTCGAGGCCGTGGCGGGGGCGGTGGAGCGCGTCGTCGTCGTGCTCACCAACGGCTCCGTCGTCGAGGTCGCGCCGTGGCAGCACCACGCCGACGCGCTGCTCGAGACGTGGCTGCTGGGCCAGGCCGGCGGCGGCGCCGTCGCGGACGTGCTGACCGGCGCGGTCAACCCCTCGGGCAAGCTCGCCGAGACGATGCCCGTACGGCTGGCCGACAACCCCGCGCTGGGCAACTTCCCGGGCGACGCGGGCGTGGTCCACTACGGGGAGCGGCTGCTCATCGGCTACCGCTGGTACGACGCGCACGCGCTCCAGGTCGCCTACCCCTTCGGGCACGGGCTGTCCTACACGAGCTTCGAGTACGCCGATCTCGCCATCGAGGTGCTCGACGACGGTGTGCAGCCGCGGGTGCGCGCCTCCTTCACCGTGACGAACACGGGCGCGCGGGCGGGCAAGGAGGTGGCGCAGGTCTACGTGTCCGACGACGAGGCCACCGTGTTCCGGCCCGACCAGGAGCTCAAGGGCTTCACCAAGGTGGCGCTGGAGCCGGGAGCCTCGACGCGCGTGGAGGTCGAGCTCGACGCGCGGGCGTTCGCCTGCTGGCACCCGGCGCTGGGCCGGTGGGTCGTCGAGCCGGGCACCTTCACCGTGCTGGTCGGCGCGTCCTCGCGCGACGTGCGCCTGCGCGGCGCCGTCGCGCTCGCCGGCGAGCCCGTGACGCTGCCCGTGGACCCGGACGCGAGCGCCGAGCGGTGGCTCGCACACCCCACGCTGGGCCCGCGCCTGCGCGAGCTCGCGCCGGGTACCGCGCTCGGGGACCTCATCCTGCTCGAGGGGGAGACCGGCCAGATGATGCGGGCCATCCCGATGCGGCGCCTGGTGCGCTTCCCCGGGTCGCCGATCACGGAGGAGTGGCTCGAGGAGGCGGTGGCGGAGGCGCAGGGGTGAGGGGCCGGGCAGGGCTCTGGGTGCGGCCGGGACCGGCCGGCCGGTAGGCTGCGTGAGCGTCGACGGCGGCTCTAGGGCTGCTCGGCGACGTATGACAGGGCCCTCTGGAACCACCTCCCGTGCCCGGCCGTCTCGCGCGCCGGGCGCTTGGCCGGGATTCCGTCAGGTCCCTCGCGCCTGTAGCTCAGGGGATAGAG is a genomic window containing:
- a CDS encoding glycoside hydrolase family 3 C-terminal domain-containing protein, producing the protein MDHDDVTPAASRLDVPAVLAALTLEEKVALLDGSDFWRTTPVERLGVPAAWLSDGPHGVRAQPVGGDHLGAMAATPAVAFPTAAATASSWDVDLLRRLGRALGEEARAQGVQVVLGPGVNMKRSPLCGRNFEYFSEDPYLAGELAVAMVDGVQGAGVGTSVKHFAANNQETDRMSVSVDIDERTLREIYLPAFEAVVTRARPWTVMCAYNRVNGVFASQDPWLLTRVLREEWGYDGLVVSDWGAVYDRDAALAAGLDLEMPSSGGVGAAAVHRALAAGTLTEADVDRSARRVLELVARSRPEPGPDYDEGAHHALAREAAADCVVLLRNDDAVLPLAPTGGPVAVVGEFARTPRFGGGGSSQVTTTRLDDALGALREQLAGREVRFAPGFTLTDDTPEQEAARLRDEAVQAVRGADVALLFLGLPDAYESEGYDREHMHLPPQQVAVLEAVAGAVERVVVVLTNGSVVEVAPWQHHADALLETWLLGQAGGGAVADVLTGAVNPSGKLAETMPVRLADNPALGNFPGDAGVVHYGERLLIGYRWYDAHALQVAYPFGHGLSYTSFEYADLAIEVLDDGVQPRVRASFTVTNTGARAGKEVAQVYVSDDEATVFRPDQELKGFTKVALEPGASTRVEVELDARAFACWHPALGRWVVEPGTFTVLVGASSRDVRLRGAVALAGEPVTLPVDPDASAERWLAHPTLGPRLRELAPGTALGDLILLEGETGQMMRAIPMRRLVRFPGSPITEEWLEEAVAEAQG